The Argopecten irradians isolate NY chromosome 6, Ai_NY, whole genome shotgun sequence genome has a window encoding:
- the LOC138325701 gene encoding SPRY domain-containing SOCS box protein 3-like produces MVRSSHSTTQLLHHGFEEQWTWNKKDKSHEVRLYGTKFQTAHFHPNWSNGTAGVRGSQVLNYGRHYWEIKVSQRIFGTSMMFGVGTRRARLHVDAFVNMLGEDGQSWGLSHKGLLWHNGRWRQYTTPFKENEATVIGMLFDGHEGTLSFFKDGSYLGVAFSGLNEIEEELFPIVCSTAAKTEMTLGVRRRGYVSLQDRCRAAILSKVKQNNDIDNLPLPSRIKSFLKDVAK; encoded by the coding sequence ATGGTTCGCAGCTCTCACAGTACCACACAGCTTCTCCATCATGGATTTGAAGAGCAGTGGACATGGAATAAAAAGGATAAATCACATGAAGTTCGATTATACGGCACTAAATTCCAAACAGCACATTTCCATCCGAACTGGTCAAATGGAACCGCAGGAGTTCGGGGTTCTCAGGTCCTCAATTACGGGAGACACTACTGGGAAATCAAAGTATCGCAGAGAATATTTGGAACCAGTATGATGTTCGGTGTGGGGACAAGACGTGCAAGGTTACATGTGGACGCTTTTGTGAATATGCTAGGAGAGGATGGACAAAGCTGGGGGTTGTCTCACAAAGGTTTGCTTTGGCACAATGGACGCTGGAGACAATATACAACGCCATTCAAGGAGAATGAAGCCACTGTGATCGGAATGCTGTTTGACGGACACGAAGGCACTCTAAGTTTCTTTAAAGATGGATCTTATCTCGGAGTGGCTTTCTCTGGTTTGAACGAGATTGAAGAAGAACTTTTCCCGATTGTGTGTTCTACAGCAGCCAAGACTGAAATGACGCTGGGAGTCCGGAGGCGGGGGTACGTGAGCCTGCAGGATAGATGCCGCGCCGCCATTCTATCGAAAGTAAAACAGAACAATGATATAGACAATCTTCCTCTACCGAGCCGCATCAAGTCGTTCCTCAAAGATGTAGCGAAGTAA